A window of the Nocardia sp. NBC_01329 genome harbors these coding sequences:
- a CDS encoding alpha/beta fold hydrolase, which translates to MTEPDHERIATRRTVRSGAFDLAVYEYGDPAAETVILVHGWPDTNHLWHGVIPLLARQFHVVAYDTRGHGASTRTGRVADFRLTELAADFFAVADAVSPGRPVHVLAHDWGSVQVWEAVCEPGAVERIGSFTSVSGPNLDHLGKWVRDRLGSPSPRNIWQPFTQLLSSAYTGFFMTPGLPRWAFGLLATEQRWRRVIQIMNETAPSTIAFAPTLKRDMVDGLLIYRANILAHLLNPRERTTDVPVQLIVAGRDIAVRPAGYDDTARWVSRLWRRDVPAGHWMPFSHPDLLATATTDFVDALRRGEVTAGVTQRIAGGEPARRLRAVRPTGTD; encoded by the coding sequence GTGACTGAACCCGACCACGAACGTATCGCGACCCGGCGCACGGTTCGCAGCGGCGCCTTCGACCTCGCAGTCTACGAATACGGTGACCCCGCCGCAGAAACCGTGATCCTGGTGCACGGCTGGCCCGATACGAACCACCTCTGGCACGGAGTGATCCCGCTGCTGGCGAGGCAGTTCCACGTGGTCGCCTACGACACCCGCGGGCACGGCGCCTCGACCCGGACCGGCCGGGTCGCCGATTTCCGGCTCACCGAGCTCGCCGCGGATTTCTTCGCGGTCGCCGATGCGGTGAGCCCCGGGCGGCCGGTCCACGTCCTCGCGCACGACTGGGGTTCGGTACAGGTCTGGGAGGCCGTCTGCGAGCCGGGGGCGGTCGAACGTATCGGCTCGTTCACCTCGGTGTCCGGCCCGAATCTCGACCACCTGGGTAAATGGGTCCGCGACCGGCTCGGCAGCCCCAGCCCGCGTAATATCTGGCAACCGTTCACCCAATTGCTGTCCTCGGCCTATACCGGGTTCTTCATGACTCCCGGCCTCCCGCGCTGGGCTTTCGGGCTGCTCGCCACGGAACAACGCTGGCGGCGGGTCATCCAGATCATGAACGAGACCGCGCCCTCGACGATCGCCTTCGCCCCGACCCTGAAGCGGGATATGGTCGACGGCCTGCTCATCTATCGCGCGAATATTCTCGCGCATCTACTCAATCCGCGGGAACGGACCACCGACGTACCGGTCCAGCTCATCGTGGCGGGGCGCGATATCGCGGTCCGGCCCGCCGGCTACGACGATACGGCGCGATGGGTCTCGCGTTTGTGGCGTCGCGACGTACCCGCCGGTCACTGGATGCCGTTCTCGCACCCCGACCTGTTGGCCACCGCCACCACCGATTTCGTGGATGCCCTGCGCAGAGGCGAGGTCACTGCGGGCGTCACGCAGCGAATCGCCGGCGGGGAGCCGGCCCGCCGGTTGCGCGCGGTCCGGCCCACCGGCACCGACTGA
- a CDS encoding PDR/VanB family oxidoreductase, translating to MTVADPRPVPPPPLPSDLYGGRHGDRTLRLLDAMVNARMRWTALTNRRDVATRADDRRILVRVVERQVRAHDNDVVSLRLAAVDGRRLPAWRPGAHLDLELPSGRLRQYSLCGDPADTSTYRIAVRRIPDGGGGSNEVHREISIGSALVVRGPRNAFPFAVPGHGSPATRLRFVAGGIGITPILPMMRLADSLGVEWTMLYTGRARDTLPFLDEVERFGDRVTVRTDDRSGLPAGAELVDGVRRGTAVYCCGPAPMVGAVAAAVREIPGVELHSERFSAPPIVGGAPFEIELARSGEVLDVPADRSALDVLLAHRPDQPYSCRQGFCRTCKVRVLAGSPDHRDSVLSPAERADGALLACVSRCAGGRLVLDL from the coding sequence GTGACCGTCGCGGATCCGCGACCGGTGCCGCCACCCCCGCTACCGTCCGATCTTTACGGCGGCAGGCACGGTGATCGCACGCTGCGCCTGCTCGACGCGATGGTGAACGCGCGGATGCGCTGGACCGCGCTCACCAATCGGCGCGATGTGGCGACGCGCGCCGATGACCGGCGGATCCTTGTCCGCGTCGTCGAGCGGCAGGTGCGGGCACACGACAACGATGTGGTGAGCCTGCGACTGGCCGCGGTGGACGGCCGGCGGCTACCGGCGTGGCGACCGGGCGCGCATCTGGACCTGGAACTGCCGTCCGGGCGGCTACGTCAGTACTCACTGTGCGGTGATCCGGCCGATACCTCGACCTATCGGATCGCGGTGCGCCGCATCCCGGACGGCGGCGGCGGTTCGAACGAAGTACACCGCGAAATCTCGATCGGCTCCGCGCTGGTGGTTCGGGGCCCGCGCAACGCGTTCCCGTTCGCGGTGCCGGGTCACGGATCGCCTGCCACCCGGCTGCGTTTCGTGGCCGGCGGGATCGGCATCACCCCGATCCTGCCCATGATGCGGTTGGCGGACTCCCTCGGCGTCGAGTGGACCATGCTGTACACCGGCCGTGCCCGCGACACTCTGCCTTTCCTGGACGAAGTGGAACGCTTCGGCGACCGGGTCACCGTGCGTACCGACGACCGGTCCGGGCTGCCGGCGGGCGCCGAACTCGTGGACGGTGTACGCCGAGGAACCGCCGTGTACTGCTGCGGGCCGGCGCCGATGGTCGGCGCGGTCGCTGCCGCTGTGCGCGAGATACCCGGAGTGGAACTGCATTCCGAACGGTTCTCGGCGCCACCGATCGTCGGCGGCGCGCCCTTCGAGATCGAATTGGCCCGCAGCGGTGAGGTTCTCGATGTCCCGGCCGACAGGTCCGCCCTGGATGTGCTGCTGGCGCACCGGCCGGATCAGCCCTACTCGTGCCGCCAGGGCTTCTGCCGCACCTGCAAGGTCCGAGTCCTGGCCGGCTCCCCCGACCACCGCGATTCCGTCCTGTCCCCCGCCGAACGCGCCGACGGCGCCCTGCTCGCGTGCGTATCGCGTTGTGCGGGCGGGCGCCTGGTACTCGACCTGTAG
- a CDS encoding metal-dependent hydrolase has protein sequence MRLFGNAAPTRATDPGDVALNARDVRFDWAGIPLHWMAAEPIASHVMNSLNLLLPEGERSFLTTFGEALPFVRDAKLREDMLGFIGQESMHAETHAGSHSMLLTANGIDPRPFLEHAEYLFRKTIGPRQGTGTRAGRQQLVDRLGVIASLEHFFAFLGDWVLNSDLEKFDADPRMLDLYRWHGAEEVEHRNVAHDVAEYFGVGYFRRGALMLLVFPSFLVLLVRGTKYLVHRDPSLPDPGYPRLLLKIFGAMSRGALPGIPALLISALSTFRPGYSPESVGSTAQAIAYLAQSPAARSAS, from the coding sequence ATGAGGCTGTTCGGCAACGCCGCCCCCACGCGGGCGACCGACCCGGGAGACGTCGCGTTGAACGCTCGTGACGTGCGCTTCGACTGGGCCGGAATACCGCTGCACTGGATGGCCGCCGAACCTATCGCCTCCCATGTGATGAACTCACTCAACCTGCTGTTGCCCGAGGGCGAACGCAGCTTCCTCACCACCTTCGGCGAGGCGCTCCCCTTCGTCCGGGACGCGAAATTGCGCGAGGACATGCTCGGTTTCATCGGTCAGGAGTCGATGCACGCCGAAACCCACGCCGGCTCTCACAGCATGCTGCTCACTGCCAACGGCATCGACCCGCGGCCCTTCCTCGAGCACGCGGAATACCTCTTCCGCAAGACCATCGGCCCACGACAGGGCACGGGCACGCGCGCCGGTCGGCAGCAGCTTGTCGACCGACTCGGGGTCATCGCCTCCCTCGAGCACTTCTTCGCCTTCCTCGGCGACTGGGTGCTCAACAGCGATCTGGAGAAGTTCGACGCCGACCCGCGCATGCTCGATCTGTACCGCTGGCACGGGGCCGAAGAGGTGGAGCATCGCAATGTGGCCCACGATGTCGCCGAATACTTCGGGGTGGGCTATTTCCGGCGCGGTGCGCTGATGTTGCTGGTTTTCCCGTCGTTCCTGGTGCTGCTGGTCCGCGGTACGAAATATCTGGTACACCGGGATCCTTCGCTGCCCGACCCGGGGTACCCGCGGCTGCTGCTGAAGATCTTCGGTGCCATGAGCCGGGGCGCGCTACCCGGAATCCCCGCGCTGCTGATCAGTGCGCTGTCGACATTCCGGCCGGGCTACAGCCCCGAATCGGTCGGATCCACCGCCCAGGCCATCGCCTACCTTGCGCAGTCGCCGGCCGCGCGGTCGGCCTCGTGA
- a CDS encoding HK97 family phage prohead protease codes for MATAETSDGRTLSGLVAPFDQTTTIGNRSEGHFRETLKPGCFRKTLSERAPAKIPMLWQHGRDSAVGGTLPVGVYTHLEERADGLYAEGRVFQNAHAEAVREAVAAGAVGGASIGFRVISEVWMDSDGKRLHGESIWRAMARPGSLIDRLVTEVALIEISLTATPAYSGTAVGVRNRSTTTIPRDTALAKLRLLDEL; via the coding sequence TTGGCGACCGCCGAAACATCAGACGGCAGGACCCTCTCCGGACTCGTCGCACCGTTCGACCAGACCACCACCATCGGCAACCGCAGCGAAGGCCACTTCAGAGAAACACTGAAGCCGGGCTGTTTCCGCAAAACGCTCAGCGAACGCGCCCCCGCCAAAATCCCGATGCTCTGGCAGCACGGCAGAGATTCGGCAGTAGGCGGAACGCTCCCCGTGGGTGTCTATACGCATCTCGAGGAACGCGCCGACGGGCTGTACGCCGAGGGGCGCGTCTTCCAGAATGCCCACGCCGAAGCGGTTCGAGAAGCCGTAGCCGCCGGGGCAGTAGGTGGAGCCTCCATCGGATTCCGCGTTATATCGGAGGTCTGGATGGATTCCGACGGCAAGCGGCTGCACGGTGAAAGCATCTGGCGCGCCATGGCCCGGCCGGGAAGCCTCATCGACCGCCTCGTTACGGAGGTCGCGCTCATCGAGATTTCCCTGACGGCCACTCCCGCCTACTCCGGAACCGCAGTCGGTGTGCGAAATCGTTCGACGACAACCATTCCCAGAGACACAGCGCTGGCAAAGCTCCGGCTGCTCGATGAACTCTGA
- a CDS encoding DUF3558 domain-containing protein: MGRIWLPLLACAGLLVAGCGETTVEGSPTTTERPTTVAFNPCSDLPDDALRAAGLDPATKKTSVDTPTGGGTWKICFWRPVDKTPYAVSIGTTTFTQDDLPGNPTITGLSDVQIGSRAGKTYRQANSPLMLRCYVSMPSGGGMANVIVDWDASERETAPEKPPCSLAVEQATELEPFLPN; this comes from the coding sequence GTGGGCCGAATCTGGTTGCCGCTGTTGGCTTGCGCGGGACTGCTGGTCGCGGGTTGCGGAGAGACCACCGTCGAGGGGAGCCCGACCACCACAGAACGGCCGACCACAGTTGCGTTCAACCCATGCAGTGACCTGCCCGACGATGCACTGCGCGCGGCTGGACTGGACCCCGCAACTAAGAAGACCTCTGTCGACACTCCGACCGGCGGCGGCACCTGGAAGATCTGTTTCTGGCGGCCTGTCGACAAGACGCCCTATGCGGTGAGCATCGGCACGACCACGTTCACCCAGGATGATCTACCGGGTAACCCGACGATTACCGGCCTCTCGGATGTTCAGATCGGCTCGAGGGCCGGGAAAACCTACCGCCAGGCGAACAGCCCGTTGATGCTCCGGTGCTACGTCTCGATGCCGAGCGGCGGGGGCATGGCGAACGTCATCGTCGATTGGGATGCGTCGGAGAGGGAGACAGCCCCCGAGAAGCCACCGTGCAGTCTGGCGGTCGAGCAAGCTACCGAGCTGGAGCCATTTCTACCGAACTAA
- the smpB gene encoding SsrA-binding protein SmpB, with protein MKENGRKVIATNRRARHNYTILDIYEAGIALVGTEVKSLRESKASLVDAFATVDNGEVWLRGLHIPEFSHGTWTNHAPRRVRKLLLHKREIERLVGKSREGNQTLVPLSMYFSDGKVKVELALAKGKQDYDKRQDLARRTAEREVTREIGRRIKGMR; from the coding sequence ATGAAGGAGAACGGGCGCAAGGTCATCGCGACCAACCGCCGGGCACGGCACAACTACACGATCCTGGACATCTACGAGGCCGGGATCGCGTTGGTCGGTACCGAGGTCAAGAGTCTGCGTGAGAGCAAGGCCTCACTGGTGGACGCCTTCGCGACCGTGGACAACGGGGAAGTATGGCTACGCGGCCTGCACATCCCCGAGTTCAGTCACGGCACCTGGACCAACCACGCACCGCGCCGGGTCCGCAAGCTGCTGCTGCACAAACGGGAGATCGAACGCCTGGTCGGCAAATCCCGCGAGGGAAACCAGACCCTGGTACCGCTGTCGATGTACTTCTCCGACGGCAAGGTGAAGGTCGAGCTCGCCCTCGCCAAAGGTAAGCAGGACTACGACAAACGGCAAGATCTGGCCCGGCGCACCGCTGAACGCGAGGTCACCCGTGAGATCGGCCGCCGCATCAAGGGCATGCGCTGA
- a CDS encoding SIR2 family NAD-dependent protein deacylase, producing MTEWYERTGRLAALTGAGISTDSGIPDFRGPRGVWTEDPIAELLSTYDHYLADPELRRKSWLARRDNPAWKAEPNGAHRALVDLERAGRALTIVTQNIDRLHQRAGSTPKRVVEIHGNMFDVVCVQCDYSASMAGALERVAAGEADPPCPVCGGVLKADVIMFGQALDHRTLVKATLAAETADIFLAVGTSLQVEPAALLCGRAVAAGADLIVVNAEPTPYDSLATEVVREPIGAALPALVDRILGR from the coding sequence GTGACCGAGTGGTACGAGCGCACCGGTCGTCTCGCCGCTCTCACCGGTGCCGGAATCTCCACTGACAGCGGTATCCCCGATTTCCGCGGCCCACGCGGGGTCTGGACCGAGGATCCGATCGCAGAACTGCTGTCCACCTACGACCACTATCTGGCCGACCCGGAGCTACGCCGGAAATCCTGGCTCGCCCGCCGCGACAATCCCGCGTGGAAGGCCGAACCCAACGGTGCCCACCGCGCCCTGGTGGATCTGGAACGGGCCGGCCGGGCGCTCACGATCGTCACCCAGAACATCGACCGGCTGCATCAGCGTGCCGGTTCCACGCCGAAGCGGGTGGTGGAGATCCACGGCAATATGTTCGACGTGGTCTGCGTGCAATGCGACTACTCCGCCTCCATGGCCGGCGCTCTGGAACGGGTGGCCGCGGGCGAAGCCGATCCGCCCTGTCCGGTGTGCGGTGGTGTGCTCAAGGCCGATGTCATCATGTTCGGCCAGGCCCTGGATCACCGCACGCTGGTCAAAGCGACGCTGGCCGCCGAGACCGCGGATATCTTCCTGGCCGTCGGCACCTCGTTGCAGGTGGAACCGGCGGCGTTGCTGTGCGGACGGGCGGTGGCGGCGGGGGCTGATCTGATCGTCGTCAACGCCGAACCCACGCCCTACGATTCGCTGGCGACCGAAGTAGTGCGCGAACCCATCGGTGCCGCGTTACCCGCGCTGGTCGACCGCATCCTCGGCCGCTGA
- a CDS encoding D-arabinono-1,4-lactone oxidase: MTKLWVNWAGDQRCTPARLCAPRDHTELAAELARASEDGHRVRVAGSGHSFTDTCLTDGVLLDLSRMNRALDVDREAGLARVQAGMTLAALNSRLDEHGLAFPNLGDIDVQTIAGATATATHGTGGRLPNISAALHAVELMTADGRIVELTEETDAQAWRAARVGLGALGVVTAFTLRLVPSFVLEGIERPVPVEELLTDLDTYIDGNDHFEFYMFAHSPIAMTKRNNRVDLAPAPRPESVDWFADILLSNHVFDGLCRLARRRPSLIPWIQRGAAYAGSYRRQVDRSYRVFTSPRLFRFTEMEYAIPREDSVAAISEIKETAKRFDSPMPIEVRWVAGDDAFLSPASGRATCYIAVHQYEGMDHEPFFRACEAIFDRYDGRPHWGKRHYQTAETLRRRYPEWDRFTAVRRRYDPAGRFTNDYLDRILGPVSAAEDAVDQRG; this comes from the coding sequence GTGACCAAGTTATGGGTGAACTGGGCCGGTGACCAGCGCTGCACACCGGCACGGCTGTGCGCACCGCGCGATCACACAGAACTGGCCGCCGAACTCGCCCGGGCGAGCGAGGACGGCCATCGTGTCCGCGTCGCCGGTTCGGGCCATTCGTTCACCGACACCTGCCTCACCGACGGCGTGCTGCTGGACCTGTCCCGTATGAACCGCGCACTCGACGTCGATCGCGAGGCCGGGCTCGCCCGGGTGCAGGCCGGTATGACACTCGCGGCACTCAACAGCCGGCTCGACGAGCACGGCCTGGCGTTTCCCAACCTCGGCGATATCGACGTCCAGACGATCGCGGGCGCCACCGCGACCGCGACTCACGGCACCGGCGGGCGGCTGCCGAATATCTCCGCGGCCCTGCACGCGGTGGAACTGATGACGGCCGACGGCCGGATCGTGGAACTGACCGAGGAAACCGATGCCCAGGCCTGGCGGGCGGCCCGGGTGGGACTCGGCGCCCTGGGCGTGGTCACCGCGTTCACACTGCGATTGGTGCCCTCGTTCGTCCTCGAAGGTATCGAACGCCCGGTCCCGGTCGAAGAATTGCTCACGGACCTCGACACCTACATCGACGGCAACGACCATTTCGAGTTCTATATGTTCGCGCACAGCCCGATAGCGATGACCAAACGCAACAATCGCGTCGATCTGGCCCCGGCGCCACGACCCGAATCGGTGGATTGGTTCGCCGATATCCTGCTGTCCAACCACGTTTTCGACGGACTGTGCCGGCTCGCCCGCCGCAGACCTTCGCTCATTCCCTGGATCCAACGCGGCGCCGCTTACGCCGGTAGCTACCGTCGCCAGGTCGACCGGTCGTATCGGGTGTTCACCAGCCCCCGCCTGTTCCGGTTCACCGAGATGGAATACGCGATCCCTCGCGAGGATTCGGTCGCAGCGATCAGCGAGATCAAAGAGACAGCGAAGCGCTTCGACAGCCCGATGCCGATCGAGGTGCGCTGGGTGGCGGGCGACGATGCGTTCCTCTCCCCCGCGAGCGGCCGGGCGACCTGCTATATCGCGGTGCACCAGTACGAGGGGATGGACCACGAGCCGTTCTTCCGCGCTTGCGAGGCGATCTTCGACAGGTACGACGGGCGGCCGCACTGGGGCAAACGCCACTATCAGACGGCGGAGACCCTGCGTCGTCGTTACCCCGAATGGGACCGTTTCACGGCGGTTCGCCGGCGCTACGACCCCGCCGGCCGGTTCACCAACGACTATCTCGACCGGATACTCGGCCCGGTCTCAGCGGCCGAGGATGCGGTCGACCAGCGCGGGTAA
- the pgm gene encoding phosphoglucomutase (alpha-D-glucose-1,6-bisphosphate-dependent) produces the protein MAHNRAGRPARPSDLVDVPGLVTAYYSRVPDPADPNQRVIFGTSGHRGSSLDATFNEAHILAITQAVVEYRATRGITGPVYLARDTHALSEPAWTTVLEVLAGNDIGAVVDSRGRYTPTPALSHAVVRHNRDGARHQADGIVVTPSHNPPRDGGIKYNPPHGGPADTGATDSIAARANELLHGGLAGVKRAPLTRAMDAVGRYDYLDHYIADLPAVLNLDAIRGAGIRLGADPMGGASVDYWEEIGQRYDLDLEVVNPSVDPTWRFMTLDSDGQIRMDPSSPHAMASLVAIRDDYDISTGNDADADRHGIVTPDGGLMNPNHYLAVAIEYLVANRRGWDALTKIGKTAVTSSMIDRVVSVLGRDVHEVPVGFKWFVPGLFSGSLAFGGEESAGASFLRMDGTVWTTEKDGILLALLAAEIAAVTGQSPSTRYHELERRYGSPAYARIDAPAEPEQKKLLAGLSPEQVSGDEIAGEPITEVATRARGNGAELGGLKVSTENAWFAARPSGTENKYKIYAESFHGTEHLAQVQEAAREMVGRVLADG, from the coding sequence ATGGCCCACAATCGAGCCGGACGGCCCGCCCGCCCCAGCGATCTGGTGGATGTTCCGGGACTGGTGACCGCGTATTACAGCCGGGTTCCCGACCCCGCCGACCCCAACCAGCGAGTGATCTTCGGTACCTCGGGGCACCGCGGTTCCAGCCTGGACGCCACCTTCAACGAAGCGCATATCCTGGCCATCACGCAGGCTGTCGTCGAATATCGAGCGACCCGGGGGATCACCGGTCCGGTGTATCTGGCCCGCGACACCCACGCTTTGTCCGAACCTGCCTGGACCACCGTTCTGGAAGTGCTGGCCGGCAACGATATCGGCGCCGTGGTCGATTCCCGCGGCCGCTACACCCCGACGCCCGCGCTGAGTCACGCGGTGGTGCGCCACAATCGGGACGGCGCGCGGCATCAGGCCGACGGCATCGTGGTGACCCCGTCGCACAATCCGCCCCGCGACGGCGGGATCAAATACAACCCCCCACACGGTGGCCCGGCCGATACCGGCGCTACGGACAGCATCGCCGCACGCGCCAACGAACTGTTGCACGGTGGCCTCGCCGGAGTGAAGCGCGCCCCGCTCACCCGGGCGATGGACGCGGTCGGCCGTTACGACTACCTCGACCATTACATCGCCGATCTGCCCGCGGTGCTGAACCTCGACGCGATCCGCGGCGCGGGGATCCGGCTCGGCGCCGATCCCATGGGCGGCGCCAGCGTCGACTATTGGGAGGAGATCGGCCAGCGTTACGACCTCGATCTCGAGGTGGTGAATCCGAGCGTCGACCCCACCTGGCGTTTCATGACGCTCGACAGCGACGGACAGATCCGGATGGACCCCTCGTCCCCGCACGCCATGGCCTCGCTGGTGGCCATCCGCGACGACTACGACATCTCCACCGGTAACGATGCCGACGCCGACCGGCACGGCATCGTCACTCCGGACGGCGGACTGATGAACCCGAACCATTACCTGGCGGTGGCCATCGAGTACCTGGTGGCCAACCGGCGCGGCTGGGACGCACTCACCAAGATCGGTAAAACCGCGGTCACCTCCTCGATGATCGACCGAGTGGTGAGTGTGCTCGGCCGAGACGTCCACGAGGTGCCGGTCGGCTTCAAATGGTTCGTTCCGGGCCTGTTCAGCGGCAGTCTCGCGTTCGGTGGTGAGGAGAGCGCGGGTGCGTCGTTCCTGCGGATGGACGGCACCGTGTGGACCACCGAGAAGGACGGCATCCTGCTGGCCCTGCTCGCCGCCGAGATCGCCGCGGTCACCGGGCAGAGCCCGTCCACCCGCTATCACGAGCTCGAACGCCGCTACGGCAGCCCCGCCTACGCCCGTATCGACGCTCCCGCCGAACCCGAGCAGAAGAAATTGCTCGCCGGCCTCAGTCCCGAACAGGTGAGCGGCGACGAGATCGCGGGCGAACCGATCACCGAGGTGGCCACCCGTGCCCGGGGCAACGGCGCGGAACTGGGTGGATTGAAGGTGAGCACCGAGAACGCCTGGTTCGCGGCGCGGCCCTCGGGTACCGAGAACAAATACAAGATCTACGCCGAGTCCTTCCACGGAACCGAACACCTCGCGCAGGTTCAGGAGGCAGCCCGGGAGATGGTCGGGCGGGTACTGGCCGACGGGTAG
- a CDS encoding MFS transporter: MWVLISAAFCVAIGFGLVSPVLPQFALSFGVGVAAASAIVSAFAAMRLLFAPVSGRLVQLLGERRIYLVGLLIVAVSTGASAFAQTYWQLMVLRSLGGVGSTMFTVSSMALVIRLSPPTERGRVTGLWSTCFLIGGLSGPLIGGALAGFGLRAPFLIYAVALLLAVAVVYFNLRDSRITEFESGRDAATVSFRQGLARPEYRAALFSNFASGAAVFGVRMALVPLLVVEVLGQSPGMAGVALTVFAAGNATVLFFSGRLSDRHGRRPLLISGALVCAIGTTGLGLAPNMTWLLATSFVAGIGSGLFTPAQQAAVGDIIGNRARGGTMLAGFQMAQDLGTVLGPIVVGAIAQRLSYGAGLAVTGSLLAVAALAWLVVPEPMDRAPAAPAPDNVSERSGVSVSKSTDNGAIAVDTAAGSPRSTGLDRRPETRP, translated from the coding sequence ATATGGGTACTGATCAGCGCCGCCTTCTGTGTCGCGATCGGATTCGGCCTGGTGTCGCCGGTACTGCCGCAGTTCGCGCTCAGCTTCGGAGTGGGAGTGGCGGCCGCCTCGGCGATCGTGAGCGCCTTCGCCGCCATGCGGCTGCTGTTCGCGCCGGTCAGCGGCCGGTTGGTGCAGTTGCTGGGGGAGCGGCGGATCTACCTGGTCGGTCTGCTGATCGTCGCGGTGTCCACGGGTGCGAGCGCCTTCGCCCAGACCTACTGGCAACTGATGGTGCTGCGATCACTCGGCGGAGTCGGCTCCACCATGTTCACCGTCTCGTCTATGGCGTTGGTGATCCGGCTCTCCCCGCCCACCGAACGAGGCCGGGTCACCGGGCTGTGGTCGACCTGCTTCCTGATCGGCGGGCTCTCGGGGCCGCTGATCGGCGGTGCCCTCGCCGGCTTCGGGCTGCGTGCCCCGTTCCTGATCTACGCGGTCGCCCTGCTGCTGGCCGTCGCGGTCGTCTATTTCAACCTGCGCGACTCCCGTATCACCGAATTCGAATCGGGCCGCGACGCGGCAACCGTCAGTTTCCGGCAGGGGCTGGCGCGGCCGGAGTACCGGGCCGCCCTGTTCTCCAACTTCGCCAGCGGCGCCGCAGTGTTCGGCGTCCGGATGGCGCTGGTCCCGCTGCTGGTGGTGGAGGTGCTGGGCCAATCGCCCGGAATGGCCGGTGTCGCGCTCACCGTTTTCGCCGCCGGCAACGCGACGGTGCTGTTCTTCTCCGGCCGGTTGTCCGACCGTCACGGCCGTCGCCCGCTGCTCATCTCCGGCGCCCTGGTGTGCGCGATCGGCACCACCGGTCTAGGGCTCGCCCCGAATATGACCTGGCTGCTGGCCACCTCGTTCGTCGCCGGTATCGGGTCCGGTCTGTTCACTCCCGCTCAGCAGGCCGCCGTCGGCGATATCATCGGCAACCGCGCCCGTGGCGGCACCATGCTCGCCGGATTCCAGATGGCCCAGGATCTGGGGACGGTCCTGGGACCCATCGTGGTCGGCGCGATCGCACAGCGGCTGTCCTACGGTGCCGGTCTCGCGGTCACCGGATCCTTGCTCGCCGTCGCGGCACTGGCCTGGCTGGTCGTCCCCGAACCGATGGACCGCGCCCCCGCGGCCCCGGCGCCGGACAACGTCTCCGAGCGCTCCGGCGTCTCCGTATCGAAGTCTACGGACAACGGCGCCATCGCCGTCGACACGGCCGCGGGTTCTCCGCGCTCCACCGGTCTCGACCGCCGGCCGGAAACCCGGCCCTGA